A genomic region of Sciurus carolinensis chromosome 7, mSciCar1.2, whole genome shotgun sequence contains the following coding sequences:
- the Mrpl14 gene encoding 39S ribosomal protein L14, mitochondrial produces the protein MAVFRGLWGPFIYASRAFGPRCFSTTGSLGAIQKMTRVRVVDNSALGNTPYHRPPRCIHVYNKNGVGKVGDQILLAIRGQKKKALIVGHRMPGPRMTPRFDSNNVVLIEDNGNPVGTRIKVPIPSSLRQKEGEYSKVLAIAQNFV, from the exons ATGGCTGTCTTTAGGGGGCTCTGGGGCCCTTTCATCTACGCAAGCAGAGCCTTCGGCCCACGCTGTTTCAG CACCACTGGGAGCCTCGGTGCGATTCAGAAGATGACGCGGGTGCGAGTGGTGGACAACAGCGCCCTGGGGAACACCCCATACCATCGCCCTCCTCGGTGCATCCACGTCTATAACAAGAATGGGGTGGGCAAGGTGGGTGACCAGATTCTGCTGGCCATCAGGGGACAGAAGAAAAAGGCGCTCATTGTGGGACATCGCATGCCTGGCCCCCGAATGACCCCCAGGTTCGACTCTAACAACGTGGTCCTCATTGAGGACAACGGGAATCCTGTGGGGACCCGAATTAAAGTACCCATCCCCAGCAGCCTGCGCCAGAAGGAAGGCGAATATTCCAAGGTGCTGGCCATCGCTCAGAACTTTGTGTGA